GATGACGACGATCGCCACCAGCATGATCCCGGTGGTGAGCCGCAGCCGCAGGAACGCGCGGCGCGAACCGCGGGCCGCGCGGACGGTGAACGAGAGCGTGAGCAGCCCGCTGGCCGCCACGATCACCGAGCGCACCCACACGGCGTCGGTGACCATCGCCGCGTTGTTGCGCAGCAGCACCACGGCGACGACCGTGAGCAGGCTGATCGTGAGGTAGGTCGCGACCAGCAGCCGCGCGGTGCGGAACGCCGAAACGCTGCGGGGGTGTTCGAGATCTTCGCGGGATGCGGTGACAGGTTTCATGACTGTCCTTTCGCCGGCGGTGTGGAGCTCTCCCCTTGTGCTCCACCCATGCTGGGCGAGTGCGCCGGCCCGCAGCAGTGAGCCGGCGCATCACTCGCCCATGACATTTGTCAGAAACCCGACGGCGGCCCTGTTTCCGTCAGCTTGGCCTCGGCCAGCGTGAGCCAGCGGCCGATGCCCAGCTCGGCGAGGAAGCGGTCGTCGTGGCTGACGACCACGAACGCGCCCTGGTACGCCTTGAGCGCGCCGGTGAGCTGCTCCACGCTGGCGAGGTCGAGGTTGTTCGTGGGCTCGTCGAGCAGGAGCAGCTGCGGCGCCGGCTCCGCGCACAGCACGCGCACCAGCGTCGCCCGCAGCCGCTCGCCACCCGAAAGCACGCCGACCGGCAGGTGCGCCCGCGGCCCGCGGAACAGGAAGCGCGCGAGCAGGTTCATCAGGTCGGCCTCGGGCAGCTGCGGCGCGGCCGCGCGCAGGTTCTCCGCCACGGTGCGGTCGTCGTCGAGCAGATCGAGGCGCTGCGAGAGGTACGCGACGCGACCGTCGGCCCTGGCCAGCACCCCGCTGTCGGGTTCGAGCAGGCCCGCGACGAGCCGCAGCAATGTCGACTTGCCGACTCCGTTGGCGCCGACCAGTGCGATCCGCTCCGGCCCGCGGATCGCCAGCGTCGCACCCTCACCGGCGAACAGCTCCCGCACGCGCAGGCGCTCGCCGTGGAACACCGTGCGCCCGGCGGGCACCGCGGTGTCGGGCAGCTCCAGCACGATCGTGTCGTCTTCGCGCGCGGCGCGGTCGGCCTCGTCGAGCCGGGCCTTGGCGGCGCCGAGCCGCTGCGAGTGCATGTCGTTGGCCTTGCCGGCCGACGATTCCGCGCGCCTTTTGATGTTGCCGAGCGCGATGCGCGGGATGTCGGAACCGGTGCGAGCGCCGGTCGACGCCCGCCGCGCCGCGCGTTCACGGGCCTGCTGCAGCTCGCGTTTCTCGCGCTTGACCTCCTGCTCGGCCGCGCGCACGTTCTTCTCCGCGACCTCGCGCGCGGCCTGCTTCGCGGCCTCGTACTCGGTGAAGCCGCCGCCGAACAACCGCAGCGAACCGTGGTCCAGCTCGGCGATCCGGTCCATGCGGTCGAGCAGGTCGCGGTCGTGGCTGACCAGCAGCAGCGTGCCCTTCCAGTCGCCGAGCACGGTGTGCAGGCGGCGCCGGGCGTCGCGGTCGAGGTTGTTGGTGGGCTCGTCGAGCAGCAGCACGTCGGGCTGTTTCAGCAGCTGCGCGGCCAGGCCGAGCGACACGATCTGGCCACCGCTGAGTGTGTCGAGCCGGCGGTCGAGCGCGACGTCGCCGAGCCCGAGCCGATCGAGCTCCGCGCGGGCGCGTTCTTCGATGTCCCAGTCGCTGCCGACTGTCGCGAAGTGCTCTTCGCTCGCGTCACCGCCTTCGATGGCCGCGAGCGCGCGCACGATCGGCGCGATCTCCAGCACCTCGGCCACGGTCGGTTCCCCGGCGAGCGGCAGCGTCTGCGGCAGGTAGCCGAGCACACCGTCGGCGCTCACCGAACCCGCGAGCGGGTGAAGCTCGCCGGCGATGAGCTTGAGCAGGGTGCTCTTGCCGGCGCCGTTGGGCGCGACGAGGCCCGTGCGACCCGGCCCGAGCGTGAAGGACAGGTCTTCGAACACGGGGGTGCCGTCGGTCCAGGAAAAGGACAGGCCGGTGGCGACGACGGAGGTCTTGGACATGGCGGGACTCTCAAGGGTGCAGCGGGCGTGCGTGAGCCGCCCGGAGAACAACAGGGCAGAGTTTCTTCGGGAGACGACAAAGTGCGGTGTCGCTGCGGTTTCTTCGAACCACCGAGCGCACCGCTGTCGTCGCCGGATTCACCCGGAGATGTCGTCCTCAGCCACCATCGCGGTGGTCAGCTCCCTGGAAACTCGTCCTGCACGTTCCCCTCGACCTTATCAGCCGAGAGCCGCGCGCGCCGTCACCCGTCCGTCGCGAATGGACGGACGGGTGACGAACGCCGAGGTCAGGAGGTCTTCGGCCGGTGGCCGGGCTCCTGGTGGGGGAAGCTCTGCTCCGTGGTCGGGATGGGCGGCAGCTTGAACTGGCTGACCTCGTACTGCGCGAGGTTGTACTGGCCCGTGGTGTCGGGCAGCGTCGGCGCGTGCTGGGTGGCGTCGTGGAAGCGGAACGCCGAGGTGAGGTCGCCGACGGTGCGGCGGCGCCAGTCGGTGATGTTGGTTTCGCGCACGCCGGTCACGTGCTCCAGCAACCGCAGCTGCGAGGTGTGGTCGGACAGCTCCGAGCACACCCAGCCGCCGACGGTCCACGGCGACACGATGATGCACGGCACGCGGAAACCGAGACCGGTGGGCAGGCCGGCGCCGTCGACACCGGTCACCGACGTCTTGGTCACGAACTCACCCGGGGTGCCGGGCTTCGGGGTCGGCGGCACGACGTGGTCGAACAGGCCGTCGTTCTCGTCGTAGGACAGGATGAACGCCGTCTTGGCCCACACCTCGGGGTTGGCCGCGATGGCGTCGATCTTGCCGGCGACGAAGGTCGCGCCGGCCGCGGGCAGGCCGGCCGGGTGCTCGTCGAAGCCCGACGGCGGCAGGATCCAGCTCACGGTGGGCAGCTGGTCGTGGGCCGCGTCGTACTCGAACTGGCCGAGCGGCTGCGGGTTCATCGCCTTCTCGAACAGGTCGTCGCCCGGCTTCGCGTTGAAGTACTGGGCGATGTGCGAGATCGACGCGAGGCCCGTGGTCGAACCCGGTGCGTGGTAGACCTTCCAGCTCACGCCGGCCTCGGTGAGGCGCTCGGGGTAGGTCTTGAAGGAGTACGCGCCGTTGGGCGCGCTCGTGGTCAGCGACGGGCCGCCGAAGTCACCCTCGGCGTCGATCGTGCCCGCCATCCACATGTGGCGGTTCGGGCCCGTGGGGCCGAGCACCGAGCAGTGGTAGGAGTCGAGGATCGTGAACGCGTCGGCCAGCGCGTACTGGAACGGGATGTCCTCACGGGTGAAGTAGCCCATGGTGTACTGGCCGTTGGTCTCGCCGTCGGCCGCGCGGTGGGCGGGCAGCCACTGGTCGTTCTTGCCGCCGTTCCAGGCCTGGTGCTGCACCGACCATTCGTGGCTGGTCGAAGGGATCGCCTGCGCGGCGGTCGACTTCGTGTCCAGGTGGTAGGGCAGCAGGTAACCCTTGGGGTTCTTCGCGTCCTTCTGGTAGAAGACCGAGCGGCCGTCCGCCTGGCGCGCGGCGTGGGGGTCGCCGAAGCCGCGGACGCCGGACAGCGTGCCGTAGTAGTGGTCGAAGCTGCGGTTCTCCTGCATCAGCATCACGACGTGCTTGACGTCGGAGATCCGGCCGTTCTTCGGTGCGGGCGAAGCGATCGCCTTGCGGACGTTGGCCGGCAGCGCCATCGCGGC
The sequence above is a segment of the Amycolatopsis sp. 2-15 genome. Coding sequences within it:
- a CDS encoding alkaline phosphatase family protein gives rise to the protein MTENTDQGNGFTRRRLLGSAAAAGGLAAAAMALPANVRKAIASPAPKNGRISDVKHVVMLMQENRSFDHYYGTLSGVRGFGDPHAARQADGRSVFYQKDAKNPKGYLLPYHLDTKSTAAQAIPSTSHEWSVQHQAWNGGKNDQWLPAHRAADGETNGQYTMGYFTREDIPFQYALADAFTILDSYHCSVLGPTGPNRHMWMAGTIDAEGDFGGPSLTTSAPNGAYSFKTYPERLTEAGVSWKVYHAPGSTTGLASISHIAQYFNAKPGDDLFEKAMNPQPLGQFEYDAAHDQLPTVSWILPPSGFDEHPAGLPAAGATFVAGKIDAIAANPEVWAKTAFILSYDENDGLFDHVVPPTPKPGTPGEFVTKTSVTGVDGAGLPTGLGFRVPCIIVSPWTVGGWVCSELSDHTSQLRLLEHVTGVRETNITDWRRRTVGDLTSAFRFHDATQHAPTLPDTTGQYNLAQYEVSQFKLPPIPTTEQSFPHQEPGHRPKTS
- a CDS encoding ABC-F family ATP-binding cassette domain-containing protein, yielding MSKTSVVATGLSFSWTDGTPVFEDLSFTLGPGRTGLVAPNGAGKSTLLKLIAGELHPLAGSVSADGVLGYLPQTLPLAGEPTVAEVLEIAPIVRALAAIEGGDASEEHFATVGSDWDIEERARAELDRLGLGDVALDRRLDTLSGGQIVSLGLAAQLLKQPDVLLLDEPTNNLDRDARRRLHTVLGDWKGTLLLVSHDRDLLDRMDRIAELDHGSLRLFGGGFTEYEAAKQAAREVAEKNVRAAEQEVKREKRELQQARERAARRASTGARTGSDIPRIALGNIKRRAESSAGKANDMHSQRLGAAKARLDEADRAAREDDTIVLELPDTAVPAGRTVFHGERLRVRELFAGEGATLAIRGPERIALVGANGVGKSTLLRLVAGLLEPDSGVLARADGRVAYLSQRLDLLDDDRTVAENLRAAAPQLPEADLMNLLARFLFRGPRAHLPVGVLSGGERLRATLVRVLCAEPAPQLLLLDEPTNNLDLASVEQLTGALKAYQGAFVVVSHDDRFLAELGIGRWLTLAEAKLTETGPPSGF